One part of the Hydra vulgaris chromosome 01, alternate assembly HydraT2T_AEP genome encodes these proteins:
- the LOC100198228 gene encoding gamma-glutamyl hydrolase isoform X2 — protein sequence MMISKIILSLLLVVATSAKKCSKSCEKISPYPTNFFEDIVPHFVNNRPTVGVLAMEILGQKMLVEVPWSENKDYFGSSFVKLLDAAGARAVPIKEDITKKDLNILLHKINGVIIPGGDADIGDSGYERISKQIINHSKKMAKKNITFPVLGICRGAQMMMIAEADKDFLVETDSLNYSIPLDFTDEARESRLFGHAPQGLFDALGTKAITFNAHKAGIPTVNFYNNTKLMETFRAISTNYDRNGTQFISTFEGRHAPLYGLQWHPEKSLFVFNPVLAVDHSIISIIAAQYISNFFVSETRKNPNSFRDRAEEQSHLLLSHYPTYVGNITETPYEQIYLFDFEKPYQKGKKPTEF from the exons atgatgataagtaaaataattttgtctctGTTGCTTGTTGTTGCTACATCAGCAAAGAAATGCTCAAAGTCTTGCGAAAAGATATCACCTTatccaacaaatttttttgaagacatCGTTccacattttgtaaataatagacCCACTGTAGGAGTTTTAGCAATGGAAATACTTGGTCAGAAAATGCTGGTAGAAGTTCCCTGGTCTGAAAACAAAGATTACTTTGGAAGCTCCTTTGTTAAACTTTTGGACGCGGCAGGAGCAAGGGCTGTTCCAATTAAAGAG gatattacaaaaaaagatttaaatatccTTTTGCACAAAATAAATGGGGTCATTATACCAGGTGGTGATGCTGACATTGGAGATTCTGGATATGAAcgaatttcaaaacaaattatcaaccactcaaaaaaaatggcaaaaaaaaacattacttttccTGTTCTTGGAATATGCCGTGGAGCTCAGATGATGATGATTGCAGAAGCAGACAAAGACTTTTTAGTTGAGACAGACTCTTTGAATTACAGCATTCCGTTAGATTTTACAGATGAAGCACGAGAAAGTCGCCTCTTTGGACATGCCCCGCAAGGGTTGTTTGACGCTCTTGGGACAAAAGCCATAACTTTTAACGCGCATAAAGCAGGCATTCCAACCGTAAACTTCTACAATAACACAAAGCTGATGGAAACCTTCAGAGCAATATCAACAAATTATGATCGAAACGGCACTCAATTTATAAGTACATTTGAAG GTCGACATGCACCTTTATACGGTCTTCAGTGGCATcctgaaaaatctttatttgtttttaatccaGTTCTGGCAGTGGACCACTCCATAATTTCAATTATAGCTGCACAGTACATAtctaacttttttgtttcagaAACACGAAAGAATCCTAATTCTTTCAGAGATCGAGCCGAGGAACAAAGTCATCTTCTTTTAAGTCATTATCCAACATATGTAGGTAACATTACTGAGACACCATATGAACAAATATATCTCTTTGACTTTGAAAAACCGTACCAAAAAGGAAAGAAACCAACAGAATTTTAA